One Telluria mixta DNA window includes the following coding sequences:
- the yghU gene encoding glutathione-dependent disulfide-bond oxidoreductase translates to MSDPTNPFTSPYVPPRVWSPATPSGGAFASINRPVAGKTHELELPVGKHPLQLYSLGTPNGQKVTIMLEELLAAGHTGAEYDAWLIRINEGAQFGSGFVGINPNSKIPALVDRSGQEPVRVFESGSILVYLAEKFGSAFLPKDIPARTETFNWLMWQMGSAPFVGGGFGHFYAYAPEKLEYPINRYAMETKRQLDVLDRLLAERRFVAGDEYTIADMAIWPWYGGLVLGELYDAGEFLAVHQYQQVRRWADEVGARPAVIRGRKVNRVRGKPEEQVLERHDASDLD, encoded by the coding sequence ATGTCCGACCCCACGAACCCGTTCACGTCCCCCTATGTCCCTCCGCGGGTCTGGTCCCCGGCGACGCCCTCGGGCGGTGCCTTCGCCAGCATCAACCGTCCCGTCGCGGGCAAGACCCACGAACTGGAACTGCCGGTGGGCAAGCATCCGCTGCAACTGTATTCGCTGGGCACGCCGAACGGGCAAAAGGTCACGATCATGCTCGAGGAGCTGCTGGCCGCGGGCCACACGGGCGCGGAATACGACGCCTGGCTCATCCGCATCAACGAAGGCGCCCAGTTCGGCAGCGGCTTCGTCGGGATCAACCCGAATTCAAAGATCCCGGCCCTCGTCGACCGCAGCGGCCAGGAACCCGTGCGTGTGTTCGAGTCCGGTTCGATCCTCGTCTACCTGGCGGAAAAATTCGGCAGCGCCTTCCTGCCCAAGGACATCCCGGCCCGCACCGAGACCTTCAACTGGCTGATGTGGCAGATGGGCTCCGCCCCCTTCGTCGGCGGCGGCTTCGGGCATTTCTATGCATACGCGCCGGAAAAGCTGGAATACCCGATCAACCGCTATGCGATGGAAACGAAGCGCCAGCTGGATGTGCTGGACCGCCTGCTGGCCGAGCGCCGCTTCGTCGCGGGCGACGAGTACACGATCGCCGACATGGCGATCTGGCCGTGGTACGGCGGCCTCGTGCTGGGCGAGCTGTACGATGCGGGCGAATTCCTCGCCGTGCACCAGTACCAGCAGGTGCGCCGCTGGGCCGACGAGGTCGGCGCGCGCCCGGCCGTGATCCGCGGGCGCAAGGTCAACCGCGTGCGCGGCAAGCCGGAAGAACAGGTGCTGGAGCGCCACGACGCATCCGACCTGGACTGA
- a CDS encoding Hsp70 family protein, whose protein sequence is MTRTTAALVGIDLGTTNTVLAYADVGSGHVATFDIPQLVAPGEVGTAPLLPSSRYHPLDGELAADALQLPWQQPDVGGVERVAIGRLARSLGAASPGRLVASAKSWLSHPGVDRTAPILPWGAPDDVAKVSPLAASASYLAYLRAAWNQRFKDRPLERQQIVLTIPASFDEGARALTLEAAKLAGLADVRLLEEPQAALYDWLQRHRTTLAADLADAKLVLVADVGGGTTDFTLVKVELKDGEPSLSRIGVGNHLILGGDNMDLALAHLAESRLGEPQRLSAGRLAQLTERCRAAKEQLLAPDAPAETTVTLLGVGSRLIGASRSATIAKADVERIVLDGFFPLNEAQDGPQRARAGIVEFGLPYASDPAITRHLAGFLRQHAQAAREALGIEDDGRLPVPDTLLLNGGVFRGEALAQRLADVLSAWRGEAVRVLHNADPDVAVARGAVAYSLARAGLAPAIESGSARSYYLILEEGERLRAVCVLPRGARAGAEVTLAERSFALRVGRPVRFHLVSAIADTAAAGDIVDLDPHDVVRLPAIATVLHAQDAKTASIPVQLAAALSELGTLEMFCVAEDGSGQRWRLEFQLRGEEEAPEFVHPQIDEAIKRIDRIFGARNQQVEAREVRQLRGALEHVLGGRERWETPLLRRLFDALMERAKGRRRSAEHERVWLNLAGWCLRPGFGDPLDDWRIQQLWALFPAGAQYVKDTQVRAEWWTLWRRVAGGLSTDAQLRLLDDFAFNLQADPSDRAKRPATLVDGSEDDMLRLGASLERIPAAYKAEIGDWMVGRIMGIPVTPKPDAKAAATYARYLWALARVGARTPLHGSAHEVAPPDAAGRWLTELMQLDWKRIEPAGFAAAHLARKTGDRTRDIDDDLRAQVLQRLASAGAPASWSAQVRDVVELDQESSTRMFGDALPPGLKLLR, encoded by the coding sequence GTGACCCGCACGACCGCAGCCCTCGTCGGCATCGACCTCGGCACCACCAACACGGTGCTGGCGTATGCCGACGTGGGGTCCGGCCACGTCGCCACGTTCGATATTCCGCAACTGGTGGCGCCCGGCGAAGTCGGCACGGCGCCGCTGCTGCCGTCGAGCCGCTACCACCCGCTCGACGGCGAACTCGCGGCGGATGCGCTGCAACTGCCGTGGCAACAGCCGGACGTGGGCGGCGTGGAAAGGGTCGCCATCGGCCGCCTCGCAAGGAGTCTTGGCGCGGCGTCGCCGGGCCGGCTCGTGGCCTCCGCGAAAAGCTGGCTGTCGCATCCGGGCGTGGATCGCACGGCGCCCATCCTGCCATGGGGTGCGCCGGACGACGTGGCGAAAGTCTCGCCGCTGGCCGCAAGCGCCAGCTATCTGGCCTACCTGCGCGCGGCGTGGAATCAACGTTTCAAAGACCGTCCGCTGGAACGGCAACAGATCGTCCTCACGATCCCCGCCTCGTTCGACGAAGGCGCGCGTGCCCTCACCCTGGAAGCGGCGAAGCTGGCGGGCCTGGCGGACGTGCGCCTGCTGGAAGAACCGCAAGCAGCCCTGTACGACTGGCTGCAACGCCATCGGACGACCCTCGCCGCCGACCTCGCGGACGCGAAGCTGGTGCTCGTGGCCGACGTGGGCGGCGGCACCACCGACTTCACGCTCGTGAAGGTCGAACTGAAAGATGGGGAGCCGTCCTTGTCGCGCATCGGCGTGGGCAACCACCTGATCCTCGGCGGCGACAACATGGACCTCGCCCTCGCCCACCTGGCCGAATCGCGCCTGGGCGAACCCCAGCGCCTGTCGGCCGGCCGCCTCGCGCAACTGACGGAACGCTGCCGCGCCGCGAAGGAACAATTGCTGGCGCCGGACGCGCCGGCTGAAACGACCGTCACCTTGTTAGGTGTCGGCTCGCGCCTCATCGGCGCCAGCCGCTCGGCGACGATCGCGAAGGCCGACGTCGAACGCATCGTGCTGGACGGCTTCTTTCCCCTTAACGAAGCCCAGGACGGCCCGCAGCGGGCACGCGCCGGCATCGTCGAATTCGGCCTGCCGTATGCGAGCGACCCGGCCATCACGCGCCATCTGGCGGGCTTCCTGCGCCAGCACGCGCAGGCGGCGCGCGAGGCGCTGGGCATCGAGGATGACGGCCGCCTGCCGGTGCCGGACACCCTGCTGCTGAACGGCGGCGTGTTCCGCGGAGAAGCGCTGGCGCAGCGACTGGCCGACGTGCTGTCCGCGTGGCGCGGGGAAGCCGTGCGCGTGCTGCACAATGCCGATCCGGACGTCGCGGTCGCGCGCGGCGCCGTCGCCTATTCGCTCGCGCGGGCCGGGCTCGCGCCTGCCATCGAGAGCGGATCGGCACGCAGCTATTACCTGATCCTCGAGGAAGGCGAACGCCTGCGTGCGGTGTGCGTGCTGCCGCGCGGCGCACGCGCCGGCGCGGAGGTCACGCTGGCGGAACGCAGCTTCGCGCTGCGCGTGGGCCGGCCCGTCCGCTTCCACCTCGTGTCCGCCATCGCCGATACAGCCGCGGCGGGCGACATCGTCGACCTCGATCCGCATGACGTCGTGCGCCTGCCCGCGATCGCCACCGTGCTGCACGCGCAGGATGCGAAGACCGCGTCCATCCCCGTGCAGCTGGCGGCCGCGTTGTCCGAGCTGGGCACGCTGGAGATGTTCTGCGTGGCCGAGGATGGCAGCGGCCAGCGCTGGCGCCTCGAATTCCAGTTGCGCGGCGAAGAAGAAGCGCCTGAATTCGTCCATCCACAGATCGACGAAGCCATCAAGCGCATCGACCGCATCTTCGGCGCGCGCAACCAGCAGGTGGAGGCGCGCGAAGTACGCCAGTTGCGTGGCGCGCTGGAACACGTGCTGGGCGGCCGCGAACGGTGGGAGACGCCGCTGCTGCGCCGCCTGTTCGACGCGCTGATGGAACGCGCGAAAGGCCGGCGCCGCTCGGCCGAGCACGAACGCGTGTGGCTGAACCTGGCCGGCTGGTGCCTGCGGCCGGGCTTCGGCGATCCTCTCGACGATTGGCGCATCCAGCAGCTGTGGGCCCTGTTTCCGGCCGGCGCGCAATACGTCAAGGACACCCAGGTGCGCGCCGAATGGTGGACCTTGTGGCGGCGCGTGGCCGGCGGACTCTCCACGGACGCGCAACTGCGCCTGCTCGACGACTTCGCGTTCAACCTGCAGGCCGACCCGTCCGACCGCGCCAAACGCCCCGCCACGCTCGTCGACGGCAGCGAGGACGACATGCTGCGCCTGGGCGCGTCGCTGGAACGCATCCCGGCCGCGTACAAGGCCGAGATCGGGGACTGGATGGTCGGCCGCATCATGGGCATTCCCGTCACGCCCAAGCCCGATGCGAAGGCGGCGGCCACCTACGCGCGCTACCTGTGGGCGCTCGCGCGCGTGGGCGCACGCACGCCCCTGCACGGCAGCGCGCACGAAGTGGCGCCGCCGGATGCGGCCGGGCGCTGGCTGACGGAACTCATGCAGCTGGACTGGAAGCGGATCGAACCGGCCGGCTTCGCCGCCGCCCACCTCGCGCGCAAGACGGGCGACCGCACGCGCGACATCGACGACGACCTGCGCGCACAAGTGCTACAGCGGCTGGCGTCCGCGGGGGCGCCGGCCAGCTGGTCCGCGCAGGTGCGCGACGTCGTCGAACTGGACCAGGAAAGCAGCACGCGCATGTTCGGGGATGCGCTGCCACCGGGGCTGAAACTGCTGCGCTGA
- a CDS encoding Hsp70 family protein yields the protein MNDVTNNDARYAIGIDLGTTHSALSYVDLQASDGEKADQGVLGIPQLSAPGTVEALPLLPSFLYLPHPDELAPGELALPWTNGQAAPVVGEMARSRGAGTPIRLVSSAKSWLSHPSVDRRAAILPTDAPEEVERVSPLTASTRYLEHLKAAWNATHPDAPFEQQAVTVTIPASFDPAARELTAEAARSAGYGNPTLLEEPQAALYSWIEGSGGGWRKQVKAGDIVLVVDVGGGTSDFSLIAILERDGNLEPHRVAVGDHILLGGDNMDLALAHLVARKLQANGTQLDAWQMRALTYACRGAKEHLLADADATTWPIVVPSRGSKLIGGSIRTELTRDEVTTFITDGFFPRVEAGARPAVRTRAGLTQVGLPYAQDAAITRHLAAFLGRQAGATAELEGFNGKVDPAHTFLHPSAVLFNGGVFKSDILAKRVMDTINDWLYMEGAEPARMLEGADLDLAVARGAAYYGYARRGGGVRIRGGTARSYYVGVESSMPAIPGFEPPLEALCVAPFGMEEGSELELPGQEFGLVVGEPVHFRFFGSTVRRQDHIGTVLESWSPDELQELNEIQATLPAEGRTPGDVVQVKLHAVATEAGTLELVAVAREGQRWKVEFDVRSTEQ from the coding sequence GTGAATGACGTGACCAACAACGACGCCCGCTACGCCATCGGCATCGACCTCGGCACGACGCACAGCGCGCTGTCGTACGTCGACCTGCAGGCTAGCGACGGCGAGAAGGCCGACCAGGGCGTGCTGGGCATCCCGCAACTGAGCGCGCCGGGCACCGTCGAGGCGCTGCCGCTGCTGCCGTCGTTCCTGTACCTGCCGCACCCGGACGAACTGGCGCCGGGAGAATTGGCGCTGCCGTGGACGAATGGCCAGGCCGCGCCCGTCGTCGGCGAAATGGCCCGTTCGCGCGGCGCCGGCACGCCGATCCGCCTGGTCTCGTCGGCCAAGAGCTGGCTGAGCCATCCGAGCGTCGACCGCCGCGCCGCCATCCTGCCGACCGACGCGCCGGAAGAAGTCGAGCGCGTGTCGCCGCTGACCGCATCGACCCGCTACCTCGAACACCTGAAAGCCGCGTGGAACGCGACGCATCCGGATGCGCCGTTCGAACAGCAGGCCGTCACCGTGACGATCCCCGCGTCGTTCGACCCGGCCGCGCGCGAGCTGACGGCGGAAGCCGCGCGCAGCGCCGGCTACGGCAACCCCACCCTGCTGGAAGAACCGCAGGCCGCGCTGTACAGCTGGATCGAAGGCAGCGGCGGCGGCTGGCGCAAGCAAGTGAAAGCCGGCGACATCGTGCTGGTCGTGGACGTGGGCGGCGGCACGAGCGACTTCTCGCTGATCGCCATCCTCGAGCGCGACGGCAACCTGGAACCGCACCGCGTCGCCGTCGGCGACCATATCCTGCTGGGCGGCGACAACATGGACCTCGCGCTGGCCCACCTCGTCGCGCGCAAGCTGCAGGCGAACGGCACGCAACTGGACGCGTGGCAGATGCGCGCCCTCACCTACGCCTGCCGCGGCGCCAAGGAACACCTGCTGGCGGACGCCGACGCGACCACGTGGCCGATCGTCGTGCCGAGCCGCGGCTCGAAGCTGATCGGCGGTTCGATCCGCACGGAGCTGACGCGCGACGAAGTCACGACGTTCATCACGGACGGCTTCTTCCCGCGCGTGGAAGCGGGCGCGCGCCCGGCCGTGCGCACCCGCGCGGGCCTGACGCAAGTGGGCCTGCCGTATGCGCAGGACGCCGCCATCACGCGACACCTCGCCGCCTTCCTCGGCCGCCAGGCCGGCGCGACGGCGGAGCTGGAAGGTTTTAACGGCAAGGTCGATCCGGCTCACACCTTCCTGCATCCGAGCGCCGTGCTGTTCAACGGCGGCGTGTTCAAGTCGGACATCCTGGCCAAGCGCGTGATGGACACCATCAACGACTGGCTGTACATGGAAGGCGCGGAACCGGCCCGCATGCTGGAAGGCGCGGACCTGGATCTCGCCGTCGCGCGCGGCGCCGCCTATTACGGCTATGCGCGCCGCGGTGGCGGCGTGCGCATCCGCGGCGGCACGGCCCGGTCGTACTACGTCGGCGTCGAGTCGTCGATGCCCGCGATCCCCGGCTTCGAACCGCCGCTGGAAGCGCTGTGCGTGGCGCCGTTCGGCATGGAAGAAGGCAGCGAGCTGGAATTGCCGGGCCAGGAATTCGGCCTCGTCGTGGGCGAGCCCGTGCACTTCCGCTTCTTCGGTTCCACCGTGCGCCGCCAGGACCATATCGGCACCGTACTGGAATCGTGGAGCCCGGACGAGCTGCAGGAATTGAACGAGATCCAGGCGACCCTGCCGGCGGAAGGCCGCACGCCGGGCGACGTCGTGCAGGTGAAACTGCATGCCGTGGCGACGGAAGCGGGCACGCTGGAACTGGTGGCCGTGGCCCGTGAAGGCCAGCGCTGGAAGGTCGAGTTCGACGTCCGCAGCACCGAGCAGTGA
- a CDS encoding DUF2760 domain-containing protein encodes MSQPTNLPSFWSRLSLAFGAFFKTLGDAEFAARVRDDQVGPIAAPAPAPAPAPAPKPAPAPVPLRIATPDAALQLLGLLQREARLIDFANENITVYADADIGAAARLVHEGCARVLREHFTIEPVRGELEGTRITLQEGFDAASVRLTGNVVGKAPFTGTLSHRGWRARDVRLPQLADKHDASVIAPAEVEL; translated from the coding sequence ATGAGCCAACCGACCAACCTGCCATCCTTCTGGAGCCGGCTGTCCCTTGCCTTCGGCGCCTTCTTCAAGACCCTGGGCGACGCCGAGTTCGCCGCGCGCGTGCGCGACGACCAGGTCGGCCCGATCGCCGCCCCCGCTCCCGCCCCGGCACCAGCGCCCGCACCGAAGCCCGCTCCTGCACCGGTCCCGCTGCGCATCGCGACGCCGGACGCCGCCCTGCAGCTGCTGGGTCTCCTGCAGCGCGAAGCGCGCCTGATCGACTTCGCCAACGAAAACATCACGGTCTATGCGGATGCCGACATCGGCGCCGCCGCCCGCCTCGTGCACGAAGGCTGCGCGCGCGTGCTGCGCGAGCACTTCACCATCGAACCCGTGCGCGGCGAGCTGGAAGGCACGCGCATCACGCTGCAGGAAGGCTTCGACGCCGCCAGCGTGCGCCTGACCGGCAACGTCGTCGGCAAGGCGCCGTTCACCGGCACCCTGTCGCACCGCGGCTGGCGCGCGCGCGACGTGCGCCTGCCGCAGCTGGCCGATAAACACGACGCCAGCGTCATCGCCCCGGCGGAGGTGGAACTGTGA
- the hepT gene encoding type VII toxin-antitoxin system HepT family RNase toxin gives MDQELLVSKTGTIERCCKRARDEYEKDPTTFVGDITRQDAATLNVIRAWEAAVEMGDYVLADRGLGPAHDEREVITLLADNGWIEPTLAEDLKRTGEFCRAEWDYQAAPLPALVTIIKRGLDDFDVYARALLAGSVDSPSTGDPEPNAV, from the coding sequence ATGGATCAAGAGCTACTGGTCAGCAAAACGGGGACCATCGAGCGCTGCTGCAAGCGTGCCCGCGACGAATACGAGAAGGACCCGACCACGTTCGTCGGCGACATCACGCGCCAGGATGCGGCCACCTTGAACGTGATCCGCGCCTGGGAAGCGGCCGTCGAGATGGGCGATTACGTGCTGGCCGACCGCGGCCTGGGCCCGGCGCACGACGAGCGCGAAGTCATCACCCTGCTGGCGGACAATGGCTGGATCGAGCCCACGCTGGCCGAGGACCTCAAGCGCACGGGCGAATTCTGCCGCGCCGAATGGGATTACCAGGCCGCGCCGCTGCCCGCGCTGGTGACCATCATCAAGCGGGGCCTGGACGATTTCGACGTGTATGCACGTGCGCTGCTGGCGGGCTCAGTGGACTCTCCTTCGACGGGCGATCCGGAACCAAACGCTGTCTAA
- a CDS encoding putative Na+/H+ antiporter: protein MTTTMHKIALILFVLALLHTFATRLFEGLAHRHPRHAGLFHLLGEVEVVFGFWAFVLMLAMAFVDGSAAAIDYAESRHYTEPLFVFVVMVVAASRPVLEAARALVRLLARLLPLRTEVAQTWLGLALVPLVGSLITEPAAMTIAALMLAPSVFRPGMPEWLKYGALGVLFVNVSIGGTLTSYAAPPVLMVAGAWGWDSVHMLTHFGWRAVIAVLVNASVVTYLLRPHLRPFDISIEGEAPVRMPVLVTLTHLGVLTAIVLLAHHPVLFTGIFLLFLGITQAYPRYQDPLILKEGLLVGFFLAGLVVLGGMQQWWLQPIVAKLEPTALFFGALGLTAITDNAALTYLGSLIAGLSERAQYMLVAGAVAGGGLTVIANAPNPAGVALLRRGFNDESIGAVGLLLGALAPTCAAAMLFLL from the coding sequence ATGACCACGACCATGCACAAGATCGCCCTGATCCTGTTCGTGCTCGCCCTGCTGCACACGTTCGCCACGCGCCTCTTCGAGGGCCTGGCGCACCGTCATCCGCGCCACGCCGGCCTGTTCCACCTGCTGGGCGAGGTGGAGGTCGTCTTCGGCTTCTGGGCCTTCGTGCTGATGCTCGCGATGGCCTTCGTCGACGGCAGCGCCGCCGCCATCGACTACGCCGAATCGCGCCATTACACGGAGCCGCTGTTCGTGTTCGTCGTGATGGTGGTGGCCGCGTCGCGGCCCGTGCTGGAGGCGGCGCGCGCGCTCGTGCGCCTGCTCGCGCGGCTGCTGCCGCTGCGGACGGAAGTCGCGCAGACGTGGCTCGGCCTCGCGCTCGTGCCGCTGGTCGGCTCGCTGATCACGGAACCGGCCGCGATGACGATCGCCGCGCTGATGCTGGCCCCGTCCGTGTTCCGCCCCGGGATGCCGGAATGGCTGAAATACGGGGCGCTGGGCGTCCTGTTCGTCAACGTGTCGATCGGCGGCACCCTGACGTCGTACGCCGCGCCGCCCGTGCTGATGGTAGCCGGCGCGTGGGGCTGGGACAGCGTCCACATGCTGACGCATTTCGGCTGGCGCGCCGTCATCGCCGTGCTGGTCAACGCGAGCGTCGTGACGTATCTGCTGCGCCCGCACCTGCGCCCGTTCGACATCTCGATCGAGGGCGAGGCACCCGTGCGCATGCCGGTCCTCGTGACCTTGACCCATTTGGGCGTGCTGACGGCCATCGTGCTGCTGGCCCACCATCCCGTGCTGTTCACCGGCATTTTTCTGCTATTCCTCGGCATCACCCAGGCCTACCCGCGCTACCAGGACCCGCTGATCCTGAAGGAAGGCCTGCTGGTCGGCTTCTTCCTCGCCGGCCTCGTCGTGCTGGGCGGGATGCAGCAATGGTGGCTGCAGCCCATCGTCGCGAAGCTGGAGCCCACCGCCCTGTTCTTCGGCGCGCTGGGCCTCACCGCCATCACGGACAATGCCGCGCTGACCTACCTCGGCTCGCTGATCGCCGGACTGTCGGAGCGCGCGCAATACATGCTGGTGGCGGGCGCGGTGGCGGGCGGCGGCCTGACCGTCATCGCGAACGCGCCGAACCCGGCCGGCGTCGCGCTGCTGCGGCGCGGCTTCAATGACGAATCGATCGGGGCCGTGGGCCTGCTGCTGGGTGCGCTTGCGCCCACTTGTGCGGCAGCGATGTTGTTCTTGTTGTAA
- a CDS encoding DUF5597 domain-containing protein: protein MKKTLAGLLLSTLAWSAQGGDIVLDAPLPQIVHKDGRHALLVDGKPFFMLGAQVNNSSAWPAQMPLVWPAIDRLGANTLEVPIAWEQIETKPGTFDFSYLDLLLAQARTHGVRLVLLWFGAWKNNGPSYTPAWVKLDNARYPRVVDAKGELRDSLSPIFPTTLDADRTAFVALMRHIREKDPQHTVIMVQIENETGTYGSARDHSPEANKLFAGPVPAPLLKARGRTGGTWAEVFGKEADEAFHAWYIARFADEVAAAGKAELDLPMYVNVALRDPLKQQEPTSYSAGGPTDNVIDVWKAGAPHIDAIGPDIYFPETPKYHAVLKLYDRPDNPLFVPETGHTFAYARYLFDVMGRRGIGFSPFGVDFTKEANDPDKIPASAWDMLEPFASNYRLVAPIMRLWARQAFEGNVWGASEPDDRKPVDLDLGNWKARVHYDKGTFGASDWTWMKPRPANPQGPEGGVLVAALGPDEYLVTGRMARIDFTAPEGSGKRAILARVEEGRYDDGGNWVLHHVWNGDQTDYGLNFTTVPRVLKVKLGSYPAR from the coding sequence ATGAAAAAGACGCTGGCCGGCTTGCTGCTGTCCACCCTGGCCTGGTCGGCCCAGGGCGGAGACATTGTCCTCGACGCGCCGCTGCCGCAGATCGTGCACAAGGACGGGCGCCATGCGCTGCTGGTGGACGGCAAGCCGTTCTTCATGCTGGGCGCGCAGGTGAACAATTCCAGCGCCTGGCCCGCGCAGATGCCGCTCGTCTGGCCGGCCATCGACAGGCTGGGTGCCAATACGCTGGAAGTGCCCATCGCGTGGGAACAGATCGAAACAAAGCCGGGCACCTTCGACTTCAGCTACCTCGACCTGCTGCTCGCGCAAGCGCGCACCCATGGCGTGCGCCTCGTGCTGCTGTGGTTCGGCGCGTGGAAGAACAATGGGCCGAGCTATACGCCGGCGTGGGTCAAGCTGGACAACGCCCGCTATCCGCGCGTCGTCGATGCGAAGGGCGAGCTGCGCGATTCGCTGTCGCCGATCTTCCCGACCACGCTGGACGCCGACCGCACGGCGTTCGTCGCGCTGATGCGCCACATCCGCGAGAAGGATCCGCAGCATACCGTCATCATGGTCCAGATCGAGAACGAGACGGGCACCTACGGCAGCGCGCGCGACCACTCGCCGGAAGCCAATAAACTGTTCGCCGGCCCGGTACCCGCGCCGCTGCTGAAGGCACGCGGCCGCACGGGCGGCACGTGGGCGGAGGTCTTCGGCAAGGAGGCCGACGAAGCCTTCCACGCCTGGTACATCGCGCGCTTCGCCGATGAAGTGGCCGCCGCCGGCAAGGCGGAGCTGGACCTGCCGATGTACGTCAACGTGGCGTTGCGCGACCCGCTCAAGCAGCAGGAGCCGACGTCGTACTCGGCCGGCGGTCCCACCGACAACGTGATCGACGTGTGGAAGGCCGGCGCGCCGCACATCGACGCGATCGGCCCGGACATCTATTTTCCCGAGACGCCGAAATACCACGCCGTATTGAAGCTGTACGACCGCCCGGACAATCCGCTGTTCGTCCCCGAGACGGGCCACACCTTCGCCTACGCGCGCTACCTGTTCGACGTGATGGGCCGGCGCGGCATCGGCTTTTCTCCGTTCGGCGTCGATTTCACGAAGGAGGCGAACGACCCGGACAAGATTCCCGCAAGCGCGTGGGACATGCTGGAGCCGTTCGCCAGCAACTACCGCCTCGTCGCGCCGATCATGCGCCTCTGGGCGCGGCAGGCGTTCGAGGGTAACGTCTGGGGCGCGAGCGAACCGGACGACCGCAAGCCCGTCGACCTGGACCTCGGCAACTGGAAGGCGCGCGTCCACTACGACAAGGGCACGTTCGGCGCGTCGGACTGGACGTGGATGAAGCCGCGCCCCGCGAATCCGCAGGGGCCGGAAGGCGGCGTGCTGGTCGCGGCGCTGGGCCCGGACGAATACCTGGTCACGGGCCGCATGGCACGCATCGATTTCACGGCGCCGGAGGGCAGCGGCAAGCGCGCGATACTCGCGCGCGTGGAGGAAGGCCGCTACGACGACGGGGGCAACTGGGTCCTGCACCACGTATGGAACGGCGACCAGACGGATTACGGGTTAAATTTCACCACGGTGCCGCGCGTGCTTAAAGTAAAACTCGGAAGTTATCCGGCCCGCTAG
- a CDS encoding NAD(P)H-dependent oxidoreductase has translation MKTVLLVHAHPDPHSLTAQMVQAARAELRAQGHEVIQSDLYALGWKAVYDEHDFPDRVDPERLSFVAESGHAFSTGTQPDDVRAEQAKLMAADAVVFQFPLWWFGMPAIMKGWIERVWAYGLAYGYQGAGNRYRYGEGGLAGKRALLSVTTGGPAEDYGPRGINGQLDELLFPITHGTLFFPGMDVLPTYAVYGTGRIDAEGVERAKAGLAARMRTLFTDAPIPYRPQNGGDYPDRHVLADDVAPGVTGLRAHLR, from the coding sequence ATGAAGACAGTCTTACTGGTACACGCCCACCCCGACCCGCACTCCCTCACCGCGCAGATGGTCCAGGCCGCGCGCGCCGAACTGCGCGCCCAGGGCCATGAAGTGATCCAGTCCGACCTGTATGCGCTGGGCTGGAAAGCCGTCTACGACGAACACGATTTCCCCGACCGCGTCGATCCTGAGCGCCTGTCGTTCGTGGCCGAATCCGGCCACGCGTTCAGCACCGGTACGCAGCCGGATGACGTGCGCGCCGAACAGGCCAAGCTGATGGCGGCGGATGCCGTCGTTTTCCAGTTCCCGCTGTGGTGGTTCGGCATGCCGGCCATCATGAAGGGCTGGATCGAGCGCGTGTGGGCGTACGGCCTCGCCTACGGTTACCAGGGTGCCGGCAACCGCTACCGCTACGGCGAAGGCGGCCTCGCGGGCAAACGCGCGCTGCTGTCCGTGACGACGGGCGGGCCGGCCGAGGACTACGGCCCGCGCGGCATCAACGGCCAGCTCGACGAACTGCTGTTCCCGATCACGCACGGCACGCTGTTCTTCCCCGGCATGGACGTGCTGCCCACGTATGCCGTGTACGGTACCGGCCGCATCGACGCCGAGGGTGTCGAACGCGCGAAAGCCGGCCTGGCGGCGCGCATGCGCACCCTGTTCACGGACGCGCCGATTCCCTACCGGCCGCAGAACGGCGGCGACTACCCGGACCGGCACGTGCTGGCGGACGACGTCGCACCCGGCGTCACCGGATTGCGCGCGCATCTGCGTTAA